From a single Apium graveolens cultivar Ventura chromosome 2, ASM990537v1, whole genome shotgun sequence genomic region:
- the LOC141707291 gene encoding scarecrow-like protein 14, translated as MVMDPSYNDTSDAINGFDFGDDMILPGFDQYTSIVSGFKLNDDYVDLGFLDIPDRPIVPHPGYATGTNNSSSGSSEANSPDDFSDGVLKFLNQILLEEKIDEKPSMFHDPLALQAAEKSFYEVLGKEYPHPINQPPDYINQSVEIRSDYFAGSSSEVSTSSGNSVGNQYEPPQWTGDSLDLRSSNQHNQPTEYLFSSNVESRPNGTVASENSFSNNTNGSMDYSMSTHVIPNIFNDKNSMLQFKKGMEEASKFLPSIPQLVDDLNNYALPSNAKEGPPAIQVKVEVDEISPGSSRGRKQYHRQDSLSEEDERSSKQLAVYEEEVELSEMFDKVLLCGPSCDKEEPIEASPVAHLENVTTRGVKGGKSRSVRKDSDTEGVDLRTLLISCAQSVAADDRNTAFEQLKLIRQHASASGDASQRLAVIFANGLEARLAGTGTQLYAALSSKRISAIEKIKAYQVYLSACPFTKISVFFANHMILDMASNAATLHIIDFGIQYGFQWPVLIQHLSRRPGGPPKLRITGIELPQPGFRPAEYMEATGRRLRSYCERFDVPFEYNAVATQKWETITVNDLKIDSDEVVAVNCCLRFRNLLDETVVANNPRDAVLKLVRKINPKIFVQAVVNGSYSASFFKTRFREALFHYSALFDIFDTTIPRDDPQRLNFEGEFCGREVMNVVACEGVERVERPETHKKWQVRNTEAGFKLLPLDRKLLQKLSHKVRSEYHKDFVFDDDGKWLMVGWKGRILYATSAWVPA; from the coding sequence TGATACGTCTGATGCAATAAATGGTTTTGATTTTGGAGATGACATGATTTTACCCGGTTTTGATCAGTACACTAGCATTGTTAGTGGCTTCAAGTTGAACGATGATTATGTAGATCTTGGTTTCTTGGATATTCCTGACCGACCAATTGTTCCGCACCCGGGTTATGCCACTGGCACAAATAATTCTTCGTCTGGTAGTTCCGAAGCAAACTCTCCGGATGACTTTTCTGACGGTGTGCTCAAGTTTCTTAACCAGATACTATTGGAAGAAAAGATTGATGAAAAACCTTCTATGTTTCATGATCCTTTGGCCCTACAAGCAGCTGAGAAGTCTTTTTATGAAGTTCTCGGCAAGGAATACCCTCATCCGATTAATCAGCCCCCAGATTACATCAATCAAAGTGTTGAAATTAGGAGTGATTACTTTGCTGGAAGCTCGAGTGAGGTCAGTACCAGCAGTGGTAATAGTGTTGGAAATCAATATGAGCCTCCTCAGTGGACTGGTGATTCCCTAGATTTGAGATCATCTAATCAGCACAATCAACCAACAGAATACTTATTTTCTTCTAACGTGGAGAGCCGGCCAAATGGGACAGTAGCCTCAGAAAACAGCTTTAGTAATAATACCAATGGCTCGATGGACTATTCAATGAGTACCCATGTCATCCCAAATATATTTAATGACAAGAATTCTATGTTGCAGTTCAAGAAAGGAATGGAGGAAGCTAGTAAATTCCTCCCTAGCATTCCTCAGTTAGTTGATGACCTCAATAACTATGCATTACCTTCGAATGCTAAAGAAGGCCCCCCTGCTATTCAAGTGAAGGTCGAAGTTGATGAGATCTCACCTGGCAGCTCAAGGGGACGGAAACAGTATCACCGTCAGGATAGTTTGTCTGAAGAAGATGAGAGGAGTAGCAAACAGTTGGCAGTTTATGAGGAAGAAGTTGAGTTATCAGAAATGTTTGATAAAGTTTTGTTATGCGGACCATCATGTGACAAGGAAGAACCAATCGAAGCAAGCCCAGTCGCTCATCTTGAAAATGTTACAACACGTGGAGTAAAAGGGGGCAAGAGTCGTTCTGTGAGAAAAGACAGTGATACTGAAGGTGTAGATCTGAGGACTCTTCTGATCAGTTGTGCACAATCTGTTGCTGCTGACGATCGCAATACTGCATTTGAACAATTAAAGCTGATTAGACAGCACGCATCTGCCTCTGGGGATGCATCTCAGAGATTGGCTGTTATCTTTGCAAATGGCCTTGAGGCGCGATTGGCTGGCACAGGCACTCAGTTATATGCAGCCTTATCATCCAAGAGGATTTCAGCAATAGAGAAGATAAAAGCATACCAAGTATACCTTTCAGCATGTCCATTTACAAAGATATCAGTTTTCTTTGCAAATCATATGATTCTGGACATGGCATCAAATGCTGCAACACTTCACATAATTGATTTTGGTATCCAGTATGGATTTCAGTGGCCTGTTCTTATCCAACATCTCTCAAGGAGGCCTGGTGGACCACCTAAGCTTCGTATTACTGGAATAGAATTGCCCCAACCTGGTTTCAGGCCAGCAGAATATATGGAGGCGACAGGACGTCGTTTGCGAAGTTATTGTGAGCGTTTTGATGTTCCATTTGAATACAATGCCGTAGCGACTCAAAAGTGGGAGACAATAACTGTGAATGATCTGAAGATTGACAGCGACGAAGTTGTTGCTGTTAATTGTTGTTTACGGTTTAGAAACCTTCTTGATGAGACTGTTGTGGCAAATAATCCAAGAGATGCGGTTCTTAAATTAGTCAGGAAGATAAACCCAAAAATATTTGTGCAGGCTGTTGTCAATGGATCCTACAGTGCATCATTCTTTAAAACTCGGTTCCGAGAGGCACTCTTCCACTATTCTGCTTTGTTTGATATATTTGATACTACTATTCCTCGTGACGATCCACAGAGATTGAACTTTGAGGGAGAGTTTTGTGGGCGTGAGGTCATGAATGTTGTTGCATGTGAGGGTGTAGAAAGGGTTGAAAGGCCTGAGACACATAAGAAGTGGCAGGTCCGCAATACAGAGGCAGGCTTTAAACTTCTTCCATTAGATCGGAAACTCCTTCAAAAGCTTAGTCATAAGGTAAGGTCAGAATACCACAAAGATTTTGTTTTTGATGATGATGGTAAGTGGTTGATGGTAGGGTGGAAAGGTCGAATTCTTTATGCTACTTCAGCCTGGGTACCTGCATAA